Proteins found in one Oncorhynchus mykiss isolate Arlee chromosome 17, USDA_OmykA_1.1, whole genome shotgun sequence genomic segment:
- the LOC110493739 gene encoding kinesin-like protein KIF16B isoform X2: MASVRVAVRLRPMNRREKDLTAKNIIEIKGDKTTITNLRIPDGISGDSMRERKKTFTYDFSYDSADSNSNTFVSQEKVFKDLGSDVLKAAFQGYNACIFAYGQTGSGKSYTMMGNPGDAGLIPRICEGLFSRIAGMTRWDEASFRTEVSYLEIYNERVRDLLRRKSTETYNLRVREHPKDGPYVEDLSKHLVQNYHDVEELMEAGNINRTTAATGMNDTSSRSHAIFTINFTQAKFDAEMPCETISQIHLVDLAGSERADATCATGVRLKEGGNINKSLVTLGNVISALADLSQDGVNTNLKKKQVFVPYRDSVLTWLLKDSLGGNSKTIMIATISPADVNYGETLSTLRYANRAKNIINKPTINEDFNVKLIRELRAEIARLKALLVQGNQIALLDSPTALSMEEKLHQNEARVLELTKEWTNKWNETQNILKEETLALRKEGIGVVLDSELPHLIGIDDDLLSTGIILYHLKEGRTYVGRDDASTVQDIVLHGLDLESEHCMFANQTGTVTLVPLNGAQCSVNGVQVTEASPLNQGAVVLLGRTNMFRFNHPKEAAKLREKRKSGLLSSFSPSMTDLNKSCENLSTVMLYNPGLFTEKGPIYLRLEIERQQREELEKLEHKRRLIKEMEDRQKCEKAELERLQHEVTSQRKESEQVQQRIRRQEETLRCRSQDIESRLRDLLTEKQRFEEERHRETKELELQRRLKQQEEREDEKPQDEEACRHSEAAERAEQTEIFRELERLKRENEEQAVRLEAERRRLEEGELEQLGLVGRLEEQLRERHEAAAALLTREDTRRLDEERRALAEIREALLCAKEASGRSDCEGMGVEAGHAAQVRYTDFKAAQVEELGQLEEGLLQQKKCLEREVASERAALALLVHVHKERQRKLRETQEKGVQDASELSQEEQRMHRAEQCLLFKERRLASLTDSLLPAVAEERQRAEELLKLGTSTGADSISNISLGLDNTLYQVEKELEEKEERLTSHCASAEQLQQLQETYEFTANVARQEEKVRRKEKEILESREKQQREALEQAVARLERRHLALRRSVSLVPDSEESRRKASILGPVRELDQKRVEREIHKLKQRISKTEGSGRSHTGSGDEKTGLSTPPVSPIQSLPPVLPIADDGINAYIEEEVKRRLQKLNRINGDKNIELSLSSESLQEDKEVNDSSSVRLTDEDDNKLQNPVNPRKLKYEKDSMPLLWRSYLYVPGLETSTHLEGHATSSEEEGGKDHSELDKIHNPEGETKVLAQKGILPYKEGEKAKWWQVGVKGKVDQAESENNGCDFKTKDWRFRSTNTIVSEDGSNSQCSPDKGVTNFSCYIVDKTKSLSYSQSRETRTENPVLHGLTQFDSVEATKDQVQNTSKTSNDTATMINSEVPILRQSSKRQIVIKGYFGLNKIPKESVNGQVQRNLVTSEPDRLTNELGAKQSYVLGYLAGKLSGVYNDAGRYLQSTRDIIRQVRAGETSALTTTFSQYMTIVTKDLPFVQKKQLDHSMKPNSRKNKVHFANLTGNCLFNVPEKGHMSAITDISLWPKGSVTTYKDGKPVVYCQTLVQFPIFLSELQSLPLQKILIRLYCVTPKIAATSHHLLGIYWLSVANCKQPTPQPCCLLLSETDLYAVSAGTGLGNNQPLAVFQHFSLLHIKEIQVSFAGQHVRLLGSTEDTILVIFTHSRELTQELCCTLLKILAPAEVQEGPGAHPLLRGDLSRLSLDWRSHVPDLLLDCGLCVTSRFKRIMADLLYILHGNMEGPNKPSLADIHLLLYTSIKVENYSTSRQDVLCQFFLTDNHIGLVQEDAVFHPVPRGSTLVPIQPQFQGVELRRRSDIRCVLVRHSDRCMVLDIAFSTTHKGLIETKRKTRKGVAIVPFPSDCRPPADSWKLTFSSTSDAAILINHLST, from the exons ATGGCATCGGTGCGGGTGGCTGTCCGGCTCAGGCCTATGAACAGACG ggagaAGGATTTGACTGCCAAGAACATAATTGAAATAAAAGGGGACAAGACCACCATTACAAACTTGAGG ATACCAGATGGCATTTCCGGCGATTCgatgagggagagaaaaaaaaccttCACCTATGACTTCTCCTATGATTCCGCCGACAGTAATAGCAACACTTTTGTCTCTCAAGAAAAG GTGTTCAAAGACCTGGGCTCAGATGTCCTCAAGGCTGCGTTCCAAGGCTATAACGCCTGCATCTTCGCCTACGGCCAGACTGGCTCGGGGAAGTCCTACACCATGATGGGAAATCCA GGAGATGCTGGTCTCATTCCACGGATATGTGAGGGTCTGTTCAGCCGGATTGCTGGGATGACTCGTTGGGATGAGGCCTCCTTCCGCACCGAGGTCAG CTACCTGGAGATCTACAATGAACGTGTCAGGGACCTGCTCAGGAGGAAGTCTACCGAAACCTACAACCTGAGGGTGAGGGAGCACCCAAAAGATGGACCCTACGTGGAAG ACCTGTCCAAGCACTTGGTGCAGAACTATCATGACGTGGAGGAGCTGATGGAGGCGGGCAACATCAACCGCACCACAGCCGCCACGGGCATGAACGACACCAGCAGCCGCTCGCACGCCATCTTCACCATCAACTTCACCCAG gCTAAGTTTGACGCGGAGATGCCCTGCGAGACAATCAGTCAAATCCACCTGGTGGACTTGGCGGGCAGCGAGAGAGCGGACGCCACCTGTGCCACGGGAGTCCGGCTCAAGGAGGGCGGCAACATCAACAAGTCACTGGTCACTCTGGGCAACGTCATCTCCGCTCTAG CGGACCTGAGCCAGGACGGAGTGAACACCAACTTGAAGAAGAAGCAGGTGTTTGTGCCTTACAGAGACTCTGTGCTAACGTGGCTCCTCAAAGACAGCCTGGGAGGCAACTCTAAGACCATTATGATCGCTA CCATTTCACCTGCTGACGTCAACTACGGCGAGACGCTGAGCACTCTGCGCTACGCCAACCGCGCCAAGAATATCATCAACAAGCCCACTATCAACGAGGACTTCAACGTCAAGCTCATCCGAGAGCTCAGGGCTGAAATCGCCCGGCTGAAGGCCCTTTTGGTCCAGGGAAATCAG ATTGCACTTCTGGATTCACCCACTGCTCTGAGTATGGAGGAGAAACTACACCAGAATGAAGCCAGA GTGTTGGAGTTAACCAAGGAGTGGACTAACAAGTGGAATGAAACTCAGAATATTCTCAAG GAAGAAACCCTTGCCCTGAGGAAAGAGGGAATCGGTGTCGTCCTCGATTCGGAGTTGCCTCATCTAATTGGTATCGACGACGACCTCCTAAGTACTGGCATCATCCTCTACCATCTAAAG GAGGGCAGGACATATGTTGGTCGAGACGATGCGTCGACTGTTCAGGACATTG TTCTCCATGGGCTGGACCTGGAGAGTGAACACTGCATGTTTGCGAACCAGACTGGCACCGTCACCCTGGTTCCACTCAATGGGGCCCAGTGCTCTGTGAATGGAGTGCAAGTGACAGAAGCCTCCCCACTAAACCAAG GTGCTGTTGTCCTACTGGGGAGAACCAACATGTTCCGTTTCAACCACCCTAAAGAGGCAGCTAAACTAAGGGAAAAGAGGAAG AGTGGACTGCTCTCCTCCTTTAGTCCGTCTATGACCGATCTCAACAAATCATGTGAGAACCTCTCCACAGTAATGCTCTACAACCCAGG TCTCTTCACTGAAAAGGGGCCCATCTATCTCAG GTTGGAAATTGAGAGGCAGCAACGGGAAGAGCTGGAGAAGCTGGAACACAAAAG GAGGCTGATTAAGGAGATGGAAGACAGGCAGAAGTGTGAGAAGGCGGAGCTGGAGCGCCTGCAACACGAGGTGACGTCCCAGCGCAAGGAGTCTGAGCAGGTGCAGCAGCGCATCCGCCGCCAGGAGGAGACCCTCCGCTGCCGCAGCCAGGACATTGAAAGCCGCCTGCGCGACCTCTTGACTGAGAAGCAGCGCTTTGAGGAGGAGCGCCACCGCGAGACCAAGGAGCTGGAGCTACAGAGGCGGCTGAAGCAGCAGGAGGAGCGCGAGGATGAGAAGCCACAGGACGAGGAGGCGTGCCGCCATAGCGAGGCGGCAGAGCGTGCCGAGCAGACAGAGATTTTCCGTGAGCTGGAACGGCTGAAGCGGGAGAACGAGGAGCAGGCGGTGCGGCTGGAGGCGGAGAGGCGGAGGCTGGAGGAGGGCGAGCTGGAGCAGCTAGGCCTGGTTGGGCGCCTGGAAGAGCAGCTGAGGGAGCGCCATGAGGCGGCGGCTGCCCTGTTGACCCGCGAGGACACCCGGCGACTGGACGAGGAGCGCCGTGCCTTGGCCGAGATCCGCGAGGCCCTGCTCTGCGCCAAGGAGGCCAGCGGGCGCTCCGACTGTGAAGGAATGGGTGTGGAGGCTGGGCACGCCGCCCAGGTCCGTTACACGGACTTCAAGGCAGCACAGGTGGAGGAGCTGGGTCAGTTGGAGGAGGGGCTCCTGCAGCAGAAGAAGTGCCTGGAGAGGGAGGTGGCTTCAGAGCGCGCTGCCCTGGCCCTCCTGGTCCACGTCCATAAGGAGCGGCAGCGAAAGCTGCGAGAGACCCAGGAGAAGGGAGTGCAGGACGCCTCTGAACTCTCCCAAGAGGAGCAGCGGATGCACCGGGCCGAGCAGTGCCTCCTCTTTAAGGAGCGCCGGCTAGCCAGCCTAACCGACAGCCTCTTGCCGGCGGTGGCCGAGGAGAGGCAGAGGGCGGAGGAGCTGCTGAAACTCGGAACCTCCACTGGTGCTGACAGCATATCTAACATATCCCTGGGACTAGACAACACCCTGTACCAGGTGGAGAAGGAACttgaggagaaggaggagcgCCTTACCTCGCACTGCGCCAGTGCCGAGCAGCTTCAGCAGTTGCAGGAGACGTACGAGTTCACGGCCAACGTGGCGCGCCAGGAGGAGAAAGTGCGGCGCAAGGAGAAGGAGATCCTGGAGTCGCGGGAGAAGCAGCAGCGTGAGGCCTTAGAGCAGGCGGTGGCGCGCCTGGAGAGAAGGCACTTAGCGCTGAGGCGCAGTGTCTCGCTGGTCCCCGATAGTGAGGAATCCAGGCGCAAGGCCTCCATTCTGGGGCCCGTGCGGGAACTCGACCAGAAGAG GGTTGAGAGGGAGATCCATAAGCTGAAGCAGAGGATCAGTAAAACTGAGGGAAGTGGAAGGAGTCACACTGGGAGCGGCGACGAAAAGACCGGTCTCAGCACCCCCCCCGTCAGCCCAATCCAGAGTCTACCCCCAGTGCTTCCTATCGCAGATGAcgg GATAAATGCATATATTGAGGAGGAGGTTAAGAGAAGGTTACAGAAGCTGAACCGCATCAATGGTGACAAAAACATCGAGCTCTCACTTTCATCTGAATCTCTGCAG GAGGACAAAGAAGTTAATGATTCTAGCTCTGTTAGATTAACAGATGAG GATGACAACAAGCTGCAAAACCCTGTCAACCCTAGGAAATTGAAATATGAG AAAGACTCCATGCCCTTGCTGTGGCGTAGCTACCTGTATGTCCCAGGACTTGAGACGAGCACTCATCTGGAAGGGCATGCAACAAGTTCAGAAGAAGAAGGTGGCAAAGACCACTCGGAGTTAGATAAAATTCACAATCCAGAAGGGGAAACCAAAGTCTTGGCACAGAAGGGCATATTGCCTTATAAAGAGGGTGAAAAAGCAAAATGGTGGCAGGTGGGAGTGAAGGGAAAGGTTGACCAAGCTGAGAGCGAGAACAATGGCTGTGATTTTAAAACCAAGGACTGGAGATTTAGGTCTACAAACACCATAGTCAGTGAGGATGGAAGTAACAGCCAATGTAGCCCAGATAAGGGAGTAACCAATTTTAGTTGCTACATTGTTGACAAGACCAAAAGTCTATCATATTCTCAGTCCAGAGAAACCAGAACAGAAAACCCAGTGTTACACGGACTCACACAGTTTGACTCTGTGGAAGCTACCAAAGACCAAGTTCAGAACACAAGCAAGACAAGTAACGACACTGCAACCATGATCAACTCTGAAGTCCCCATACTGAGACAAAGTTCAAAGAGGCAAATCGTCATCAAGGGCTACTTTGGTCTCAACAAGATCCCCAAAGAGTCTGTAAATGGGCAGGTGCAGAGGAATCTGGTAACTTCAGAACCGGATCGACTAACCAACGAACTGGGAGCCAAACAGAGTTACGTCCTTGGATACTTGGCAGGCAAGCTGTCTGGAGTTTACAACGACGCTGGACGATATCTGCAGAGTACACGGGATATCATTAGGCAGGTTCGAGCAGGAGAGACTTCAGCATTGACTACTACATTCTCTCAGTACATGACCATAGTTACAAAAGATCTTCCATTTGTTCAGAAAAAGCAGCTTGACCATTCAATGAAACCCAACTCGAGGAAGAATAAAGTTCATTTTGCCAATTTGACAGGCAATTGCCTTTTCAATGTACCTGAGAAAGGTCATATGTCTGCAATTACGGACATTTCATTATGGCCTAAAGGCTCTGTGACAACCTACAAAGACGGGAAGCCTGTAGTTTATTGTCAGACGCTCGTGCAGTTTCCCATCTTCCTTTCGGAATTACAGTCTCTTCCACTTCAGAAGATTCTCATTCGTTTGTATTGTGTGACGCCCAAAATCGCTGCCACTTCCCACCACCTTTTGGGTATCTACTGGCTAAGCGTTGCCAATTGCAAACAGCCTACACCACAACCATGTTGCTTACTGTTATCTGAAACCGACCTCTATGCAGTCTCCGCTGGTACTGGTTTAGGTAACAACCAGCCATTGGCAGTTTTTCAGCACTTCAGTCTCTTGCACATCAAGGAGATCCAAGTGAGCTTTGCTGGGCAGCATGTACGACTCCTGGGCTCCACTGAAGACACCATCTTAGTTATCTTCACCCACAGCAGAGAGCTTACCCAGGAGCTATGCTGTACCCTGCTGAAAATCCTTGCCCCGGCAGAGGTTCAGGAAGGCCCAGGAGCCCACCCCTTGCTTCGTGGAGACCTCTCACGCCTCTCTCTGGACTGGAGGTCCCACGTTCCAGACCTCCTGCTGGATTGTGGCCTCTGTGTTACCTCACGCTTTAAGAGGATCATGGCTGACCTGCTCTACATCCTGCACGGCAACATGGAAGGACCCAACAAGCCCTCATTGGCTGACATACACCTTCTTCTCTACACTTCCATCAAGGTGGAAAACTATTCCACCTCGCGCCAAGATGTCCTTTGCCAGTTCTTTCTCACAGACAACCACATAGGCCTGGTGCAAGAGGATGCTGTGTTCCACCCGGTACCTCGAGGCTCAACTCTGGTTCCCATCCAACCCCAGTTTCAGGGAGTAGAGCTGCGCAGACGCTCAGACATCCGATGTGTGCTTGTGAGACACAGCGATAGATGTATGGTGCTTGACATCGCATTCTCCACGACTCACAAAGGGCTGATTGAGACCAAAAGAAAAACCAGGAAAGGCGTCGCCATTGTCCCTTTTCCTTCTGATTGCAGACCCCCAGCTGATTCCTGGAAACTAACTTTCAGCTCTACTTCGGATGCAGCAATCCTTATCAATCATCTGTCAACCTGA